One part of the Nostoc sp. PCC 7120 = FACHB-418 genome encodes these proteins:
- a CDS encoding aminotransferase class I/II-fold pyridoxal phosphate-dependent enzyme has product MLDQNQTPLIESIKACTARHHAAFYTPGHKQGRGIAQPLADLLGKAVFSADLTELADLDNLSAPQGVIQEAQQLAAAAFGASQTWFLVNGSTCGVEAAILATCRPGDKIILPRNVHSSAIAGLILSGAIPIFIYPEYDPVLDIAHSITPEAVKAALQQHPDAKAVLTVYPTYYGVCGDLEAIAQVTHHYNIPLLVDEAHGAHFAFHPELPTSALAAGADLTVQSIHKVLGAMTQASMLHIQGDRINAVRVSQALQLLQSTSPSYVLLASLDAARQQMALSGKQLMSRTLQLANEARERISQIPGLSVLQPPTKTPSPGFTTLDKTRLTVTVSGLGLTGFAAEEILDEQLGVTAEFATLQHLTFIISLGNTATDIEQLVQGFTTLAETTLPTKALVNPKVNSNLEYFSEISPRDAFFADSETLSIEQACDGICAEIVCPYPPGIPVLMPGEVITKPAIEYLQHIQSLGGFITGCADTSLNTLKVLVNSH; this is encoded by the coding sequence ATGCTTGATCAAAACCAAACACCACTAATAGAATCTATAAAAGCTTGTACTGCTCGACATCATGCAGCGTTTTATACTCCTGGGCATAAGCAGGGGAGGGGGATTGCTCAACCTTTGGCTGATTTGTTGGGTAAAGCGGTATTTAGTGCTGATTTGACGGAGTTGGCTGATTTAGATAATTTATCTGCGCCCCAAGGAGTGATTCAGGAAGCCCAACAATTAGCGGCGGCGGCGTTTGGTGCCTCACAGACATGGTTTTTGGTCAATGGTTCTACTTGCGGTGTCGAGGCGGCAATTCTGGCTACTTGTAGACCGGGGGATAAAATTATTTTGCCTCGGAATGTACATTCATCGGCGATCGCTGGTTTAATTCTCTCTGGTGCTATCCCGATTTTTATTTATCCTGAATATGACCCAGTTTTAGATATCGCCCATAGCATCACGCCTGAGGCTGTAAAAGCAGCTTTGCAACAACATCCTGATGCTAAAGCGGTGTTGACAGTTTACCCTACATATTACGGTGTATGTGGGGATTTAGAGGCGATCGCCCAAGTCACCCACCACTACAATATTCCTTTACTAGTAGATGAAGCCCACGGCGCACACTTCGCTTTTCACCCAGAATTACCCACCTCGGCCTTAGCCGCAGGTGCAGATTTAACTGTACAGTCGATTCACAAGGTACTGGGTGCAATGACGCAAGCTTCAATGCTTCACATCCAAGGTGACAGAATAAATGCGGTTCGAGTTAGTCAGGCTTTGCAGCTGCTACAGTCTACTAGCCCCAGTTATGTACTTCTAGCTTCCCTGGATGCGGCTCGTCAACAAATGGCTTTGTCTGGTAAACAGTTAATGTCCCGTACCTTACAACTAGCGAATGAAGCCAGAGAAAGAATTAGTCAAATTCCTGGCTTATCAGTTTTACAGCCTCCTACCAAGACACCATCACCAGGGTTTACAACTTTGGATAAAACACGCTTAACTGTGACTGTTTCCGGCTTGGGTTTAACGGGTTTTGCGGCGGAAGAAATTTTAGATGAACAACTGGGGGTAACGGCTGAATTTGCTACGTTGCAACATCTCACCTTTATTATTAGCTTGGGAAACACAGCTACTGATATTGAGCAGTTAGTCCAAGGTTTCACAACTTTAGCAGAAACAACACTGCCTACTAAGGCATTAGTCAACCCAAAAGTTAATAGTAATCTGGAATATTTTTCAGAAATTTCTCCCCGTGATGCCTTTTTTGCCGATAGTGAAACGTTATCCATCGAACAGGCGTGCGATGGCATTTGTGCAGAAATTGTCTGTCCTTATCCCCCAGGAATCCCCGTCCTTATGCCAGGAGAAGTTATCACAAAACCCGCCATTGAATATTTGCAACATATCCAAAGTTTAGGCGGATTCATTACTGGTTGTGCCGATACTAGTCTGAATACTTTAAAAGTTTTAGTCAATAGTCATTAG
- a CDS encoding lipid-A-disaccharide synthase-related protein, producing MSDVSRLSLASNSPMATSRLQLLVLSNGHGEDVIAVRILQALLQQANPPDIYALPLVGEGLAYQNLNIPLIGAVRTMPSGGFIYMDGRQLARDVRGGLVQLTWSQIQAVRRWVSSQKKLGNNNAILAVGDIVPLLFAFISGANYAFVGTAKSEYYVRDEVGLLPRKSKAARWENFSGSIYHPWERWLMSRRRCRAVFPRDGLTTQTLKNWPIPAFDVGNPMMDGLEPKVSPQLFYMANARYQEMDRPLVITLLPGSRPPEAYQNWQIIMTSVSALMGSFQERDTFLPSSGSVVFLGAIASGLDLNILAQTVQSQGWRPHADLPLPLQDSNALIFKQRNAYLILTQQSYNECLHWGDVAIAMAGTATEQFIGLGKPAIAIPGQGPQYNPGFAEAQSRLLGLSLILVEEAAQVAPVVRSLFTNPDSLHIIRENGVRRMGKPGAARRIAECLLEKFGNW from the coding sequence ATGAGTGATGTGTCCCGTTTATCTCTAGCTTCTAATTCACCAATGGCAACTTCTCGGTTGCAATTATTGGTATTAAGTAATGGTCATGGGGAAGATGTGATAGCTGTCCGCATTTTGCAGGCGTTATTGCAACAAGCAAATCCACCAGATATTTATGCTTTACCTTTGGTAGGTGAAGGACTGGCTTACCAGAATTTAAATATCCCCCTGATTGGTGCAGTGCGTACCATGCCTTCCGGTGGTTTTATCTACATGGATGGGCGACAATTGGCGCGGGATGTACGCGGGGGTTTAGTGCAGCTTACTTGGAGTCAAATTCAAGCGGTGCGGCGTTGGGTAAGTTCCCAAAAAAAATTAGGTAACAATAACGCCATTCTCGCGGTAGGCGATATTGTCCCTTTATTGTTTGCCTTTATCAGTGGGGCTAATTACGCTTTTGTGGGAACGGCGAAATCAGAATACTACGTGCGGGATGAAGTCGGATTATTACCAAGGAAATCAAAAGCAGCTCGTTGGGAAAACTTTTCTGGTTCAATTTATCATCCGTGGGAACGGTGGTTGATGAGTCGTCGCCGTTGTCGCGCGGTGTTTCCTAGAGACGGATTGACTACGCAAACCCTGAAAAATTGGCCGATTCCCGCTTTTGATGTGGGCAATCCTATGATGGACGGTCTAGAACCAAAAGTGTCACCACAATTATTTTACATGGCCAATGCTCGCTATCAAGAGATGGACAGACCACTGGTAATTACCTTGCTTCCTGGTTCTCGTCCACCAGAGGCTTATCAAAATTGGCAAATAATTATGACTAGTGTTTCTGCATTAATGGGGAGTTTTCAAGAACGCGATACATTTTTACCCAGTTCTGGCAGCGTGGTATTTCTAGGGGCGATCGCTTCTGGTTTAGACTTGAATATACTTGCCCAAACTGTACAATCCCAAGGTTGGCGACCCCACGCAGATTTACCCCTACCTCTGCAAGATAGCAATGCTTTGATATTTAAACAACGCAATGCTTATTTAATTTTGACTCAACAATCATATAACGAATGTTTGCATTGGGGTGATGTAGCGATCGCAATGGCTGGTACAGCTACAGAACAGTTTATCGGTTTAGGTAAACCTGCGATCGCTATTCCTGGCCAGGGGCCACAATATAACCCTGGTTTTGCCGAAGCCCAAAGCCGACTGTTAGGCTTATCTCTGATTTTAGTCGAAGAAGCAGCACAAGTGGCTCCAGTTGTGCGATCGCTTTTCACCAATCCTGACAGCCTACACATCATCAGAGAAAACGGAGTCCGCCGCATGGGTAAACCAGGTGCAGCACGGCGCATTGCTGAATGTTTGCTAGAAAAGTTTGGTAATTGGTGA
- a CDS encoding SagB/ThcOx family dehydrogenase, with amino-acid sequence MPEIHQSIAQHYHERTKYDPDTIASKSQRLDWAKQPVPFKEYKIGSAIDLKPYLQETPEVFVNDANGQWWQRLSRLLFRSYGLTARMPSMGNTVYLRAAPSAGGLYPAEVYVVSRGTPLLSPGLYNYQCRTHSLMHYWESDIWQSLQEACFWHPALESTQLAIIVTAVFYRSAWRYEDRAYRRICLDTGHLLGNIELGAAITDYRPHLIGGFIDEAVNDLLYIDPLQEGAIAVLPLADLLDIQQNLSPGCTSLPSATETNYPQVPDGELLKYFHRHTQISASITGKLNLPTVVQERSLEDKYNFPFCLKISTVSAPIYWGENLSDLEITMHKRRSTRAYNGEELTFDELKALLDFTYQPQNYIDQSLDNSPDYFDLNLIETFIAVCGVQGLEAGCYYYAPKAQELRQIRFKNFRRELHFLCLGQELGRDAAAVIFHTSDLKSAIAQYGDRVYRYLHMDAGHLGQRLNLAAIQLNLGVSGIGGFFDDQVNEVLGIPNDEAVIYITTLGRPR; translated from the coding sequence ATGCCAGAAATACACCAGTCAATTGCTCAACATTATCACGAACGTACTAAATATGACCCTGATACGATCGCCTCTAAAAGTCAGAGGTTAGATTGGGCTAAACAGCCAGTGCCGTTTAAGGAGTATAAAATCGGTTCTGCTATTGACCTCAAACCCTACTTACAAGAAACACCAGAGGTATTTGTCAATGATGCCAATGGTCAATGGTGGCAAAGGCTGTCGCGGTTACTGTTTCGCAGTTATGGGCTGACTGCCAGAATGCCTTCTATGGGGAATACGGTATATTTACGTGCTGCACCTAGCGCGGGGGGGTTATATCCGGCGGAGGTGTATGTGGTTTCCCGTGGTACGCCTCTACTATCACCGGGGCTTTATAACTACCAATGTCGGACTCATTCCCTGATGCACTACTGGGAAAGTGATATTTGGCAAAGTTTGCAAGAGGCTTGTTTCTGGCATCCTGCTTTAGAAAGTACTCAATTAGCCATTATTGTGACGGCTGTTTTCTATCGTTCGGCGTGGCGCTATGAAGACCGGGCTTATCGTCGCATTTGTTTAGATACAGGACACCTGTTAGGAAATATTGAGTTAGGTGCTGCTATCACTGATTATCGTCCCCACTTGATTGGTGGTTTCATTGATGAAGCGGTTAATGATTTACTATACATTGATCCGCTACAGGAAGGAGCGATCGCTGTTTTACCTCTGGCAGATTTATTAGATATCCAGCAAAATTTATCCCCAGGATGTACATCTCTCCCCTCAGCTACAGAAACTAATTATCCCCAAGTTCCTGATGGTGAATTGCTCAAATATTTTCATCGTCATACTCAAATTTCGGCTAGTATCACTGGCAAGCTGAATTTACCAACGGTCGTACAAGAAAGATCCTTGGAGGATAAATACAATTTTCCTTTCTGCTTGAAAATCTCCACTGTCTCCGCACCCATATACTGGGGAGAAAATCTGTCAGATTTGGAAATCACCATGCACAAGCGACGTTCTACCCGTGCTTATAATGGTGAGGAATTGACCTTTGATGAACTAAAAGCTTTACTTGATTTTACTTATCAACCCCAAAATTATATTGATCAAAGTCTAGATAATTCTCCAGATTATTTTGATTTAAATTTAATTGAAACTTTTATCGCGGTCTGCGGAGTCCAAGGACTGGAGGCTGGTTGTTACTATTACGCGCCTAAGGCTCAAGAATTAAGGCAAATCCGGTTTAAAAACTTCCGGCGAGAGTTACACTTTCTCTGTTTGGGACAGGAACTAGGCCGAGATGCTGCCGCCGTAATTTTTCATACATCTGATCTTAAATCTGCGATCGCTCAATATGGCGATCGCGTTTATCGTTACTTACACATGGATGCCGGACATTTGGGACAACGCTTGAATTTAGCGGCTATCCAACTCAACTTAGGTGTCAGTGGTATTGGTGGTTTTTTTGATGATCAAGTCAATGAAGTACTGGGTATTCCCAATGATGAGGCAGTTATTTATATTACAACATTGGGACGACCTAGATAA
- a CDS encoding chloride channel protein: protein MYFRSWLQPRRGLAIAEACVIGVLAALSAVFLKVCSGLLGAWRVHSSHILPAWVVLPIIGLSFGYLAGLMVQRLAPEAAGSGIPQVKATLANIPMKLSWRVAIVKLLSAILALGSGLTLGRQGPTVQVGAGLAAGMSRLVPTSPDHRRQMIAAGAGAGLAAAFNAPIAGVLFIIEELLQDLSGLTLGTAIIASFIGGVVSRLLGGRSLNLNIELLSYSSGFSFPEIPFFLLLGVLAGLLGALFNRGLIFSLQFYRNLHISLPLRVALAGLVSGIVVSLLPESFRDNAGLREYVITGDLNPSFAAIAFIAQFILTLVAFGSGAPGGLFAPSLILGSALGHLVGVLEYQITGDGSPVTYALAGMGGFFSAVSKVPITAIVIVFEMTTDFNLVLPLMIVSVTAYLVADKVVPGSLYEKLLLLNGITLTKQMSVEGILSQMTAKDVMQQRVETLDAEITLEEAKQAFASSHHRGFPVVEDNKLVGIITQSDLTKSLSRSLENNPHLREIMTANPMTVTPIHTLSNVLYLLDRYQISRLPVVEGQKLIGIITRADIIRVEADRLNCENPNPGPQPEPSYVVYQTRSPNTGRGRILVPVANPETAATLLKMAAAIARDRHYEIECVQVMLVSRHSSPSETTVRTAKSRRLLRQAEVLAKKWRIPLHTQIRVAHDPAHAILETIKDRHIDLILMGWKGSTSTPGRIFGNVVDTIIRQATCDVVLVKLGSSPFPIPNTQYPISNPQFNRWLVPMAGGPNARIAIKLLPALVTLSDDPQIRLTRVFKPWEFRPDMTVLEQAIRQLMRRRQLSSTVIAAPVQADSVVEGVIKLVETEGYDVVVLGASREGLLQQAIQGNIPEAIASGVDSTVILVRGAIES from the coding sequence ATGTACTTTCGCAGTTGGTTGCAGCCTAGACGGGGTTTAGCGATCGCAGAAGCTTGTGTTATTGGGGTTTTAGCTGCATTATCTGCGGTATTCCTCAAGGTCTGTTCGGGATTATTAGGTGCATGGCGGGTTCATAGTTCTCATATTTTGCCGGCATGGGTAGTTTTACCAATCATTGGTTTGAGCTTTGGGTATTTGGCTGGGCTGATGGTGCAAAGATTAGCACCAGAGGCGGCGGGTAGTGGTATTCCACAAGTCAAAGCTACTCTAGCAAATATACCGATGAAATTGTCTTGGCGAGTAGCAATAGTTAAGCTACTGAGTGCTATTCTGGCTTTGGGTTCAGGGCTGACATTAGGAAGACAAGGGCCGACAGTCCAAGTGGGGGCAGGTTTAGCGGCGGGGATGAGTCGCTTGGTTCCCACTTCTCCCGACCATCGGCGGCAAATGATTGCGGCTGGTGCGGGTGCAGGTTTGGCGGCTGCTTTTAATGCCCCTATTGCCGGGGTCTTATTTATTATTGAGGAATTACTTCAAGATTTATCAGGGCTGACTCTGGGAACTGCCATTATCGCTTCATTTATTGGTGGGGTAGTTTCCCGGCTATTGGGTGGTCGTAGTCTAAATTTAAACATAGAATTACTTTCCTACTCTAGTGGCTTTTCTTTTCCAGAAATTCCCTTCTTTTTGCTGTTGGGTGTCTTAGCAGGGTTACTGGGTGCATTATTTAATCGCGGGTTGATTTTCAGCCTCCAGTTTTACCGGAATCTGCATATTAGCTTACCTCTGCGGGTAGCCTTGGCTGGTTTGGTATCGGGGATTGTCGTATCGCTGTTGCCTGAGTCTTTTCGGGATAACGCTGGTTTAAGGGAATATGTAATCACTGGTGATTTAAACCCATCCTTTGCAGCGATCGCTTTTATTGCTCAGTTTATCCTAACTTTAGTCGCATTTGGTTCTGGCGCACCCGGAGGTTTATTTGCGCCTAGCCTAATTTTAGGTTCGGCTTTAGGGCATTTGGTGGGCGTATTAGAGTATCAAATCACGGGGGATGGTTCTCCTGTTACCTATGCCTTAGCGGGAATGGGTGGTTTTTTTAGTGCGGTTTCTAAAGTCCCAATCACCGCTATTGTGATTGTCTTTGAAATGACCACAGACTTTAACCTAGTGTTGCCTTTGATGATAGTGTCTGTGACGGCTTACTTAGTAGCAGACAAAGTAGTACCTGGTTCACTGTATGAGAAATTATTACTTTTAAATGGCATTACCCTCACTAAACAGATGTCGGTAGAGGGGATATTAAGCCAAATGACTGCAAAAGATGTGATGCAGCAACGGGTAGAAACTCTAGATGCAGAGATAACTTTAGAAGAAGCCAAGCAAGCCTTTGCTAGTTCCCACCATCGCGGCTTCCCAGTAGTAGAAGATAACAAATTAGTCGGGATTATTACTCAATCAGATTTAACTAAAAGCCTCAGTCGCAGTCTAGAGAATAATCCTCACCTCAGGGAAATTATGACAGCCAATCCTATGACAGTCACACCCATACATACCTTGAGTAATGTTTTATATTTATTAGACCGCTATCAAATCAGTCGCTTACCAGTTGTAGAAGGGCAAAAACTGATCGGGATTATTACCCGTGCAGATATCATTCGGGTAGAAGCAGACCGTCTCAACTGCGAAAATCCCAACCCAGGGCCCCAGCCAGAACCATCCTATGTAGTTTACCAAACGCGAAGTCCCAACACAGGCAGAGGTAGAATACTAGTACCAGTCGCCAACCCAGAAACCGCCGCGACTTTATTAAAAATGGCAGCCGCCATTGCCCGCGATCGCCATTATGAAATAGAGTGTGTACAAGTAATGCTGGTTTCCCGCCACAGTTCCCCATCGGAAACCACGGTGAGAACCGCCAAAAGTCGCCGTCTTCTGAGACAAGCCGAAGTCTTAGCCAAAAAATGGCGCATTCCCCTACATACCCAAATTAGAGTCGCCCATGATCCTGCTCATGCAATTTTAGAAACCATTAAAGACCGACACATAGACTTAATTCTCATGGGATGGAAAGGTAGCACATCCACCCCAGGCAGGATTTTTGGCAACGTTGTAGATACCATCATCCGCCAAGCCACCTGTGACGTAGTGCTGGTGAAGTTAGGTAGTTCCCCATTCCCAATCCCCAATACCCAATACCCAATCTCCAATCCCCAATTCAATCGCTGGCTAGTACCAATGGCTGGTGGCCCCAACGCCAGGATAGCAATTAAACTGTTACCAGCTTTAGTGACTTTAAGCGATGACCCACAAATTCGGTTGACAAGGGTGTTTAAACCTTGGGAATTTAGACCAGATATGACAGTTTTAGAACAAGCCATTCGTCAATTGATGCGTCGCCGCCAACTATCTAGTACTGTAATTGCTGCGCCAGTACAAGCTGATTCAGTAGTCGAAGGTGTGATTAAGCTAGTGGAAACTGAAGGTTATGATGTGGTGGTTTTAGGCGCTTCCCGTGAGGGCTTATTACAACAGGCTATTCAAGGTAATATTCCAGAGGCGATCGCTTCTGGTGTCGATAGTACCGTGATTTTGGTAAGGGGAGCAATTGAGAGTTGA
- a CDS encoding DUF4349 domain-containing protein, whose product MQKSIQLPRKSCLFITALVGGVIFTSCASAPQSTNQASAPVPVSASELADNVAQKAVAAPIPRSRPQLIKKAAITLIVTSVDKSIDTVTQIVNRQQGDLIGLNEQQPTKGNTRHTASIQLRVPQNLLEPTIEELAKLGTVENRKITAEDVGNQLVDFQARLTNLRKTEANLQKIMDRAGSVRDVLSVAQELSNVRQSIEQIDAQLKNLQNQVAYSTITLNLKAAVASTSPQLAVNSQIQETWNKSTYSLGNFTVGLLKLGIWLIVYSPYWLILSAGVYGFYRWRRNHLASH is encoded by the coding sequence ATGCAAAAGTCTATTCAATTACCACGTAAGTCCTGTTTATTTATCACTGCGCTAGTAGGGGGAGTGATTTTTACAAGTTGCGCCTCTGCACCCCAGTCTACAAATCAAGCATCAGCACCTGTTCCTGTTTCTGCTTCTGAGCTTGCTGATAATGTGGCACAAAAGGCGGTAGCTGCACCCATACCCCGTTCCCGTCCCCAATTAATTAAAAAAGCGGCCATAACTCTAATTGTCACCTCGGTAGATAAAAGTATTGATACTGTTACGCAAATTGTTAATCGTCAGCAGGGAGACTTAATCGGCTTAAATGAACAACAACCCACAAAGGGAAATACCCGTCATACTGCCTCAATACAGCTAAGAGTACCGCAGAACTTACTGGAACCAACAATAGAAGAGTTAGCTAAATTAGGCACAGTAGAAAATCGTAAAATTACGGCGGAAGACGTGGGCAATCAATTGGTTGATTTCCAAGCCAGATTAACTAATCTCCGCAAAACTGAAGCGAATCTGCAAAAAATTATGGATCGGGCCGGTTCTGTCAGAGATGTACTCAGTGTTGCTCAAGAACTTAGCAATGTTAGACAATCTATCGAACAAATTGATGCTCAATTGAAAAACTTACAAAATCAAGTCGCCTATTCCACTATTACGCTTAATCTCAAAGCAGCCGTCGCTAGTACTAGTCCTCAACTGGCTGTAAATTCGCAAATACAAGAAACTTGGAATAAATCTACTTATTCCCTGGGAAATTTTACGGTTGGGCTGCTCAAATTGGGTATTTGGTTAATAGTGTACAGTCCCTATTGGTTAATTTTGTCTGCTGGGGTCTACGGCTTCTACCGTTGGCGGCGTAATCATTTAGCTAGTCATTAG
- a CDS encoding Tab2/Atab2 family RNA-binding protein: protein MGSIWELDFYSRPILDENQKKVWEVVICESPLDIRTKTDSLFRYAQYCPSTEVNSAWLRTAIQEAISKAGKAPIKIRFFRRQMNNMIVKACEDAGIPALPSRRTLALNQWLKQRMEEVYPQEPGYQGVTTPSVRLDSPLPQRLPDALEGQQWVFVSLSAADLAEMPDWEIGFSEAFPLDFVQVSPETRIPGVLIFSPRALPIAGWMSGLELAFLRVDTSQGMRLVLETGATESWILANIKNPTTVQEARGFEEAKQKANGVHFIGVQSNPEAESFAGFWLLQELGV, encoded by the coding sequence ATGGGCAGTATTTGGGAATTAGATTTTTACTCCCGTCCAATTTTGGACGAAAATCAGAAAAAAGTTTGGGAAGTTGTAATTTGTGAAAGTCCCTTAGATATTCGCACAAAGACGGATTCCTTATTTCGCTATGCACAATATTGTCCCAGTACTGAAGTCAATTCAGCTTGGTTAAGGACAGCCATTCAAGAGGCAATTAGCAAGGCGGGGAAAGCACCAATCAAAATCCGCTTTTTCCGTCGCCAAATGAATAATATGATCGTTAAGGCTTGCGAAGATGCAGGTATTCCAGCTTTGCCGAGCCGGCGCACTTTGGCACTCAATCAATGGCTGAAGCAGCGCATGGAAGAAGTTTATCCCCAAGAACCTGGTTATCAAGGGGTAACGACTCCCTCAGTGCGTTTAGACAGCCCTTTACCGCAACGCTTACCTGATGCGTTGGAAGGACAACAATGGGTGTTTGTCTCTTTATCAGCTGCGGATTTAGCAGAAATGCCAGACTGGGAAATTGGTTTTAGTGAGGCATTTCCATTAGATTTTGTCCAGGTATCGCCTGAAACCCGCATTCCTGGGGTGTTGATTTTCTCCCCTAGAGCTTTGCCGATAGCAGGCTGGATGTCTGGTTTGGAGCTGGCATTTTTGAGAGTAGATACCAGCCAAGGAATGAGATTAGTCTTAGAAACTGGTGCTACGGAAAGTTGGATTTTAGCAAATATCAAAAATCCCACTACTGTACAAGAAGCTAGAGGTTTCGAGGAAGCCAAACAAAAAGCCAATGGTGTACATTTTATCGGTGTGCAGTCAAACCCAGAGGCAGAATCTTTTGCTGGATTTTGGCTGTTACAAGAGTTAGGGGTGTAA
- a CDS encoding DUF3592 domain-containing protein, translating to MNLKFRQITFEDTFSGILGLVIGFVFIGGGFLVGNQVTQERATLTQTQGKVVDSLRRRERDSKDKQKETYAPVVEFSAKGDRIRFTGDYRSYRSSNGKIVAVRYDPKRPTTTARVVDSYEGLIPWISFGMGGLSLISGLRQISPIYLSLGDE from the coding sequence ATGAATTTAAAATTTCGCCAAATTACCTTTGAAGATACATTTAGTGGCATTCTTGGTCTGGTGATTGGATTTGTGTTTATTGGGGGCGGTTTTTTGGTAGGTAATCAAGTCACCCAGGAACGTGCAACACTAACACAAACACAGGGTAAGGTAGTAGATAGCCTCCGTCGTCGTGAACGCGATAGTAAGGATAAGCAAAAAGAAACCTATGCGCCTGTAGTTGAGTTTTCAGCCAAAGGCGATCGCATTCGTTTCACTGGCGATTATCGATCTTACCGTTCCAGTAACGGTAAAATAGTAGCAGTACGTTATGACCCCAAGCGACCAACGACTACTGCGCGTGTAGTGGATTCCTATGAAGGCTTGATACCTTGGATCAGTTTTGGTATGGGTGGGTTAAGTCTCATCTCTGGTCTACGCCAGATTTCCCCTATATATTTGTCTTTAGGGGACGAGTAA
- a CDS encoding TldD/PmbA family protein translates to MGSENLSQDTLAEQLLELALKSGAETAEVYQSRSLSRPVFFEANRLKQLETSQSEGTALRLWRKGRPGLTVAYGSVEPGAMVERALALSELNQSEPVELVSNFQPSYPDLGEAVSVEVLVGWGKEAIALIRDNYPDVLCNSDWECDVETTRLVNTQGLDCYYSDTTLSCYMSAEWVRGDDFLSVSDGQTQRDYLDPEKLAYQILQRLVWAKENVPPPNGRVPVLFTSKAADMLWGTAQAALNGKRVLEAASPWAERVGKQVIAPSLTLYQDPQAGPYSCPFDDEGTPTKSLVFIEKGILQNYYCDRTTGRQLGNGTTGNGFRPGLGSYPTPGLFNFLIKPGSKSLKDLIQNMDDGLIVDQMLGGSAGISGDFSINIELGYRVQKGQVIGRVKDTMVAGNVYTALKQVELGSDADWNGSCYTPSLIVEGLSTTGRNN, encoded by the coding sequence ATGGGTTCTGAAAATTTGTCACAAGATACACTCGCAGAACAGCTGCTGGAACTAGCTCTTAAATCGGGAGCGGAAACGGCTGAAGTGTATCAGTCGCGATCGCTTTCTCGTCCGGTATTTTTTGAGGCTAACCGACTCAAACAGCTAGAAACCAGCCAATCTGAAGGTACGGCACTGCGACTATGGCGCAAAGGCCGCCCAGGACTCACGGTAGCTTATGGTTCGGTAGAACCAGGAGCAATGGTAGAACGCGCTCTTGCTTTGAGCGAACTGAACCAATCAGAACCAGTGGAATTGGTTAGCAACTTTCAGCCATCCTACCCAGATTTGGGTGAGGCTGTATCTGTAGAAGTTTTAGTTGGTTGGGGCAAAGAAGCGATCGCTCTCATCCGCGATAATTATCCCGATGTCCTCTGTAATAGTGACTGGGAATGTGATGTGGAAACGACTAGACTTGTCAACACCCAGGGTCTAGATTGCTACTACAGCGATACTACCCTCAGTTGCTATATGTCCGCCGAATGGGTTCGCGGCGATGATTTTTTAAGTGTATCTGACGGACAGACTCAGCGCGATTACTTAGATCCCGAAAAACTAGCTTATCAAATTTTACAAAGACTGGTTTGGGCTAAAGAAAACGTCCCACCTCCAAACGGTCGTGTCCCAGTTTTATTTACTTCCAAAGCGGCGGATATGCTTTGGGGTACAGCGCAAGCAGCGTTGAATGGCAAACGTGTACTAGAAGCAGCTTCCCCTTGGGCAGAACGTGTGGGTAAACAAGTAATCGCTCCCAGCCTTACCCTTTACCAAGACCCCCAAGCCGGGCCTTATAGTTGCCCGTTTGATGATGAAGGTACTCCGACCAAATCTTTGGTATTTATCGAAAAAGGCATATTACAAAATTATTATTGCGATCGCACCACCGGACGGCAACTAGGTAACGGCACCACTGGCAATGGCTTCCGCCCCGGTTTAGGCAGTTATCCCACCCCTGGCTTATTTAACTTCTTGATTAAGCCTGGTTCCAAGTCCCTCAAAGACCTGATCCAAAACATGGATGATGGCTTGATTGTAGACCAAATGCTCGGTGGTAGCGCTGGGATCTCTGGCGACTTTTCGATCAATATCGAATTAGGCTATCGAGTCCAGAAAGGTCAAGTAATCGGTCGTGTCAAAGATACAATGGTCGCAGGCAATGTTTATACAGCCCTCAAGCAAGTGGAATTAGGCAGTGATGCTGATTGGAACGGTTCTTGTTATACTCCGTCTTTAATAGTCGAAGGACTATCGACAACTGGGAGGAATAATTAG